A section of the Thermoflexus hugenholtzii JAD2 genome encodes:
- a CDS encoding NADH-quinone oxidoreductase subunit C: protein MTPGKRRTAVPIPEVIERVRARFGEAVQEVIEFRGETTLVVRREALVEICRFLRDDPACRFNFLSDLCAVDYWPERPRFAVNYHLYSLPHNLRLRVKVFLEEEDPVVPTVTGIWPTANWHEREVYDLFGIRFEGHPDLRRILLPEDWEGHPLRRDHPLVVEPVQFSFNWREIDARKPYARE from the coding sequence CTGACCCCTGGGAAGAGGAGGACGGCGGTGCCTATCCCTGAGGTGATTGAGCGGGTGCGTGCGCGGTTCGGCGAGGCGGTTCAGGAGGTCATCGAGTTCCGGGGAGAGACCACCCTGGTGGTCCGCCGGGAGGCCCTGGTGGAGATCTGCCGTTTCCTGCGGGACGATCCGGCATGCCGCTTCAATTTCCTGTCCGACCTGTGCGCGGTGGATTACTGGCCGGAGCGCCCCCGCTTCGCGGTGAACTATCATCTTTACTCCCTCCCGCACAACCTCCGGTTGCGGGTGAAGGTCTTCCTGGAGGAAGAGGACCCGGTGGTCCCTACGGTGACCGGGATCTGGCCCACGGCCAACTGGCACGAGCGTGAGGTCTATGATCTCTTCGGCATCCGCTTCGAGGGCCACCCCGACCTGCGCCGCATCCTGTTGCCGGAGGACTGGGAGGGGCATCCCCTGCGGCGGGATCACCCGCTGGTGGTGGAGCCGGTTCAGTTCTCCTTCAACTGGCGGGAGATCGACGCCCGCAAACCCTACGCGCGGGAATGA
- a CDS encoding sulfurtransferase, whose product MATYADPQALVDTEWVAQHLHDPKVRIVEVDYDPASAYHLGHIPGAVLFDWRKDLNDPVRRDILSKEAFEALNSRAGISNDTTVVLYGDFRNWFAAFAFWIYKYYGHGAVRLLNGGRKKWIEERRPLTEEVPSYPPAVYRAQEPDARLRAHLPYVLNVLGKRGVALVDVRSPAEFTGEITAPPEYPNEAAQRGGHIPGAVNIPWSKALNDDDTFKDPEALRRIYEEAGVTPDKEVITYCRIGERSSVTWFVLRHLLGYPNVRNYDGSWSEWGNTVGVPIER is encoded by the coding sequence ATGGCGACGTATGCGGATCCGCAGGCTTTGGTGGACACCGAGTGGGTGGCCCAGCACCTTCACGACCCGAAGGTGCGCATCGTGGAGGTGGATTACGATCCGGCCAGCGCTTACCATCTGGGCCACATCCCGGGCGCGGTGCTCTTCGACTGGCGCAAGGACCTCAACGACCCGGTGCGGCGGGACATCCTGAGCAAGGAGGCCTTCGAGGCCCTCAACAGCCGCGCTGGGATCTCCAACGACACCACGGTGGTGCTCTATGGGGACTTCCGCAACTGGTTCGCGGCCTTCGCCTTCTGGATCTACAAGTATTACGGCCACGGGGCCGTGCGGCTGCTGAACGGCGGCCGCAAGAAGTGGATCGAGGAGAGGCGGCCGCTGACCGAGGAGGTCCCCTCGTATCCTCCTGCGGTCTACCGAGCCCAGGAGCCGGACGCGCGACTTCGGGCGCATCTTCCCTATGTCCTGAACGTGCTGGGCAAGCGCGGGGTGGCCCTGGTGGATGTGCGCTCGCCGGCGGAGTTCACCGGGGAGATCACCGCCCCACCGGAGTATCCCAACGAGGCGGCCCAGCGGGGCGGGCACATCCCCGGCGCGGTGAACATCCCTTGGTCAAAGGCCCTCAACGACGACGACACCTTCAAGGACCCTGAGGCCCTGCGCCGGATCTACGAGGAGGCGGGCGTCACCCCGGACAAGGAGGTCATCACCTATTGCCGTATCGGGGAACGCTCCTCGGTGACCTGGTTTGTGTTGCGCCATCTGCTGGGCTACCCCAATGTCCGCAACTATGACGGTTCCTGGTCGGAGTGGGGCAACACTGTCGGCGTTCCGATCGAGCGCTAA
- a CDS encoding NADH-quinone oxidoreductase subunit A, producing MWTGTLLEYVPIGMLLLIGLGIGGVALLAPALLAPKRPSRRKHLPYESGMLPIGPAQRRFPVKFYLTALLFILFDIEIIFFYPWALQVRALRTLALVEMGLFVLVLLIGYVYAWRKGAFEWER from the coding sequence ATGTGGACGGGGACGCTACTGGAGTATGTGCCCATCGGGATGCTGCTCTTGATCGGGCTGGGGATCGGGGGGGTAGCTTTGTTGGCCCCAGCCCTGCTCGCCCCGAAGCGGCCCAGCCGCCGCAAGCATCTCCCCTATGAGTCCGGCATGCTCCCCATCGGGCCGGCCCAACGCCGCTTCCCAGTCAAATTTTATCTCACCGCCCTACTTTTTATCCTCTTCGACATTGAGATTATCTTTTTTTACCCCTGGGCCCTGCAGGTGCGGGCGTTGCGGACCCTGGCCCTCGTGGAGATGGGGCTCTTCGTCCTGGTCCTGCTGATCGGGTATGTCTATGCCTGGCGGAAAGGAGCCTTCGAATGGGAGCGGTGA
- a CDS encoding NADH-quinone oxidoreductase subunit B, producing the protein MGAVSEPLTGYGASAPGQKNGEIGVALTTLEEALEWVAAWGRTRAMWPLLFGLACCAIEMMATQASHYDLSRFGMEIMRASPRQADLMIVAGRVSRKMAPVVRRLYDQMTEPKWVIAMGDCASTGGVFNNYAIVQGVDEIIPVDVYVSGCPPRPEGLIDGIMRLHEKIRRGSRSR; encoded by the coding sequence ATGGGAGCGGTGAGCGAGCCTTTGACGGGATATGGCGCCTCGGCTCCGGGTCAGAAGAACGGGGAGATAGGGGTGGCTTTGACCACCCTGGAGGAGGCCCTGGAGTGGGTGGCCGCCTGGGGGCGGACCCGGGCGATGTGGCCGCTGCTCTTCGGCCTGGCCTGCTGCGCCATCGAGATGATGGCCACCCAGGCTAGCCACTACGATCTCTCCCGCTTCGGGATGGAGATCATGCGGGCCTCCCCCCGTCAGGCGGATCTCATGATCGTGGCCGGGCGGGTGAGCCGGAAGATGGCCCCGGTGGTGCGGCGGCTTTACGATCAGATGACCGAGCCCAAGTGGGTGATCGCCATGGGCGATTGCGCCTCCACCGGCGGCGTCTTCAACAACTACGCCATCGTCCAGGGGGTGGATGAGATCATCCCCGTGGACGTCTATGTCTCCGGCTGCCCCCCGCGCCCGGAGGGCCTGATCGACGGCATCATGCGGCTTCACGAGAAGATCCGCCGGGGGAGCCGATCTCGCTGA
- a CDS encoding sulfurtransferase TusA family protein: protein MAWIVRTVDLRAGIELCTDSPIGRVQQALAGLEPGEAVAVWVKGYADEFTVTAWAKRNGYTVLEVQREGEEARILLGVSL from the coding sequence ATGGCATGGATCGTGCGGACCGTGGATCTGCGGGCGGGGATCGAGCTGTGCACGGATTCTCCCATCGGACGGGTTCAGCAGGCCCTGGCTGGCCTGGAACCGGGGGAGGCGGTGGCGGTTTGGGTGAAAGGCTACGCCGACGAGTTCACGGTCACCGCGTGGGCGAAGCGGAACGGCTACACCGTCCTGGAGGTGCAGCGGGAGGGCGAGGAGGCCCGCATCCTGCTGGGCGTTTCCCTGTGA
- the nuoD gene encoding NADH dehydrogenase (quinone) subunit D has product MAIREGEVQAFTLEQLKHLVSERALRGETILLNVGPQHPSTHGVLRLLVELDGETIVSVVPDIGYLHTGIEKHCESKTYTKIIPLTDRIDYLSPMSNNLAYVMAVEKLLGVEVPLRAQYIRVILTELQRIASHLVWLGTHALDIAAMSVFLYCFREREMILDIFEMVSGQRMMVSYFRVGGLWRDVPEGFEEAVRAFLKIMPARINEYERLLKKNPLWLRRTKGVGVISPEDAIAWGVTGPSLRGSGVNYDVRKAQPYSSYDHFEFDVPLGENGDVYDRFMVRIEEMRQSLRIIDQALRRLPKGPYITPDRKVTPPPKEELAWSMEALIHHFKFWTEGFSPPPGEVYHAVESPRGEFGVYINSDGSPKPRRVHFRAPSFVNLQALPIMAKGCLVADLVAIIGSIDIVLGEVDR; this is encoded by the coding sequence ATGGCCATCCGGGAAGGCGAGGTTCAGGCGTTCACCCTGGAGCAGCTGAAGCATCTGGTCTCCGAACGCGCCCTGCGCGGGGAGACCATCCTCCTCAACGTCGGGCCCCAGCATCCCAGCACCCACGGCGTGTTGCGCCTGCTGGTGGAGCTGGACGGGGAGACCATCGTCTCCGTGGTCCCGGACATCGGGTATCTCCACACCGGCATCGAGAAGCATTGCGAGTCCAAGACCTACACCAAGATCATCCCCCTCACGGACCGCATCGATTACCTCTCCCCCATGTCCAACAACCTGGCCTACGTGATGGCCGTGGAGAAGCTGCTGGGGGTGGAGGTCCCCCTGCGGGCCCAGTATATCCGGGTCATCCTGACGGAGCTGCAGCGCATCGCCAGCCACCTGGTCTGGCTGGGGACCCACGCCCTGGATATCGCGGCGATGAGCGTGTTCCTGTATTGCTTCCGCGAACGGGAGATGATCCTGGACATCTTCGAGATGGTCTCCGGCCAGCGGATGATGGTCTCTTATTTCCGGGTCGGCGGACTGTGGCGGGACGTCCCTGAGGGATTCGAGGAAGCGGTGCGCGCGTTCCTGAAGATCATGCCGGCGCGGATCAACGAATACGAACGCCTGCTCAAGAAGAACCCGCTCTGGCTCCGGCGGACGAAGGGGGTGGGCGTGATCTCCCCGGAGGACGCCATCGCCTGGGGGGTCACCGGCCCCTCCCTGCGGGGCTCCGGAGTGAACTACGACGTCCGCAAGGCCCAGCCGTATTCCTCTTACGATCACTTTGAGTTCGATGTGCCGCTGGGGGAGAACGGGGATGTCTATGACCGCTTCATGGTGCGCATCGAGGAGATGCGCCAGAGCCTGCGCATCATCGACCAGGCCCTGCGGCGTCTCCCCAAGGGTCCTTACATCACCCCGGACCGCAAGGTGACGCCGCCGCCGAAGGAGGAGCTGGCCTGGAGCATGGAGGCCCTGATCCATCACTTCAAGTTCTGGACGGAGGGCTTCAGCCCACCGCCGGGCGAGGTCTATCACGCCGTGGAGTCCCCGCGCGGGGAGTTCGGGGTCTACATCAACAGCGATGGCTCGCCGAAGCCCCGCCGGGTCCATTTCCGGGCTCCTTCCTTCGTGAACCTGCAGGCCCTCCCGATCATGGCGAAGGGATGCCTGGTGGCCGATCTCGTGGCCATCATCGGCAGCATCGACATCGTGCTGGGAGAAGTGGATCGCTGA